A single window of Oreochromis aureus strain Israel breed Guangdong linkage group 7, ZZ_aureus, whole genome shotgun sequence DNA harbors:
- the odf2a gene encoding outer dense fiber protein 2 isoform X3: MRKIMRTRSNSPPIHVHINDAVPVHVHLESQRGPGRSPQGKTAVNKADLRPTAKVKTRGLGITPGKTSIRDATYKWEGPTHNLEITPPKPEPESSQSALQLADLASEEEEGLHGQISQYTRKIDNLLTEVSSLKNEVEMQKKERLLERQSKQLSVSQRVIAEQEEELAEVTKELEETEKENTRLRLSMEKMLEENDCNRQIDGVHQDKDALLRMLMEAEVNGAAAAKQASALRESIFNLCAPGSSPFGSESSALACQNELLLQKLETFEVTNRTLRKLLREQHDSQQMESLRLSRKDELLKKLADTEAENAHLVVKLQEKDREVNRLAKLLDNEKDNARSTAVFSKSLESTRAHLQGQLRSKDAENSRLTVQIKNLEKAANRQKVEIKHLTEQLVTLKQQAGADREALKRAARAQKQRAERSEDTAGQLSIQLLDMEKQIAEALSAAETWQSQHAREAKDKSKLDIELSLLNSRIAELTGQLHTTKDKGRAEKEALLDRLHEITAESTAAKLENQSLKATASAVEEKLSVSQSELQQVKVSIRQYEGLLDSYKIQLEKTQAEADEYCARLAQAEQKAQAVQGELEKEIDEVRRELLGRLAELEPLPEALQRSQLQLQEAQDRECSQEKHSLELSTALTDLRMKVETQGSQMELLRQKKKVLLEENRQLQQRVESLERKLKEAGSQNSDLLAVIAKREDTVHSNELRLKEKTRECSLLSHRLEEALDDARQQMSETKERVVNKQRSTQSKILDLENQLSRTTAEINQLRRSKEQMEWRYQSQQQDLKDRLEQSDSTNRSLQNYVQFLKGSYASVFGDFSLSSSLQASSPS; this comes from the exons ATG AGGAAAATCATGAGAACACGCTCAAATTCACCTCcaattcatgtgcacatcaatgACGCCGTGCCAGTACACGTGCACCTGGAAAGCCAGAGGGGTCCTGGCAGGTCACCTCAG GGGAAGACTGCAGTCAACAAAGCAGACCTTCGTCCCACGGCTAAAGTCAAAACTCGAGGTCTGGGGATCACGCCAGGAAAGACCTCCATACGTGATGCTACATACAAGTGGGAG GGGCCGACACACAACCTTGAGATCACACCACCGAAACCAGAACCTGAAAGCTCGCAGTCTGCACTTCAGTTAGCTGACCTTGCAtcagaggaggaagaaggcCTACATGGACAAATCAGCCAGTACACGAGGAAGATTGACAACTTATTGACTGAAGTCAGCTCGCTGAAAAATGAG GTAGAAATGCAAAAGAAGGAACGGCTGCTAGAGCGTCAGTCGAAGCAGCTGAGCGTGTCCCAGCGGGTGATCGCTGAGCAGGAAGAGGAGCTGGCTGAGGTGACCAAAGAGTTGGAGGAGACGGAGAAGGAAAACACCAGGTTACGGCTTTCCATGGAGAAGATGCTGGAGGAGAATGACTGTAACAGGCAAAT TGACGGTGTGCATCAGGACAAAGATGCTTTACTCAGGATGCTGATGGAGGCTGAGGTGAATGGAGCAGCAGCTGCAAAGCAAGCCTCCGCCCTGCGAGAGTCCATTTTCAATCTGTGCGCTCCTGGTAGCAGT CCATTTggctccgagtcttcagccttgGCCTGTCAGAacgagctgctgctgcagaaacTGGAGACATTTGAGGTCACAAACCGAACACTGCGGAAGCTTCTCAGAGAGCAGCATGATTCTCAG CAGATGGAGTCACTCCGACTGTCAAGGAAGGACGAATTACTCAAGAAACTGGCAGACACAGAAGCTGAAAATGCC CATCTTGTTGTTAAACTTCAAGAGAAAGACCGAGAGGTTAATCGACTTGCCAAACTCTTAGATAATGAAAAG GACAATGCCAGGAGCACAGCTGTTTTTTCAAAGAGCCTGGAGTCAACACGAGCTCATTTACAAGGACAGCTTCGGAGCAAAGATGCTGAGAACAGTCGCCTCACTGTGCAGATAAAG AACCTGGAAAAGGCAGCCAATCGGCAGAAGGTGGAGATAAAACATCTGACAGAGCAGCTGGTGACACTAAAGCAGCAGGCAGGCGCAGACCGAGAGGCTCTGAAACGAGCCGCACGGGCCCAAAAGCAGCGAGCTGAGCGCAGCGAGGACACTGCAGGCCAGCTCAGCATCCAGCTGCTGGACATG GAGAAGCAGATAGCAGAGGCACTGTCAGCAGCTGAGACATGGCAGAGTCAACATGCGCGAGAAGCAAAAGACAAGAGTAAACTGGATATTGAATTGTCGCTATTGAACAG CCGTATAGCAGAGCTGACTGGGCAGCTTCATACTACTAAGGATAAAGGCAGAGCAGAGAAAGAAGCGCTGCTGGATCGTCTCCATGAAATCACTGCAGAGAGTACTGCTGCTAAACTGGAGAACCAATCCCTCAAG GCTACCGCGTCTGCAGTGGAGGAGAAGCTGTCCGTGTCTCAGTCAGAGCTTCAACAGGTCAAAGTTTCCATCAGACAGTATGAGGGCCTCCTAGACAGCTATAAGATACAG TTGGAGAAAACCCAGGCTGAGGCAGATGAGTACTGTGCTCGGCTGGCTCAAGCAGAGCAGAAGGCTCAGGCGGTGCAGGGGGAGCTGGAGAAGGAGATCGATGAAGTGCGCAGGGAGCTTCTGGGACGGCTGGCAGAGTTGGAGCCTCTTCCTGAAGCCCTACAACGCTCCCAGCTACAGCTGCAGGAAGCTCAGGATAGGGAGTGCAGCCAGGAGAAACACAGCTtggagctcagcacagcactgaCTGATCTCCGGATGAAG GTGGAGACCCAAGGCAGCCAGATGGAGCTTCttagacagaagaaaaaggtgCTGCTGGAGGAgaacagacagcttcagcagcGAGTAGAAAGTTTGGAAAG AAAGTTAAAGGAGGCCGGCAGTCAGAATAGCGACCTGCTAGCAGTCATTGCCAAACGGGAAGACACCGTCCACAGCAATGAGCTCcgtctaaaagaaaaaacaagagaatGCTCACTATTGAGCCATCGGCTGGAGGAGGCTCTGGATGATGCTCGCCAACAA ATGTCAGAGACCAAAGAACGTGTTGTCAACAAACAACGATCCACCCAGTCCAAAATACTGGACCTAGAAAACCAACTCAGCAGGACCACTGCAGAAATCAACCAATTGAGACGGAGCAAAGAGCAG ATGGAGTGGCGGTACCAGAGCCAGCAGCAGGATTTGAAGGATCGCCTGGAGCAGTCAGACAGCACTAATCGAAGCCTGCAAAACTATGTGCAGTTCCTCAAAGGATCCTATGCTAGTGTGTTTGGAGATTTTTCCCTCAGCAGCTCTCTCCAAGCCTCCTCACCCAGCTGA
- the odf2a gene encoding outer dense fiber protein 2 isoform X5: MRKIMRTRSNSPPIHVHINDAVPVHVHLESQRGPGRSPQGKTAVNKADLRPTAKVKTRGLGITPGKTSIRDATYKWEGPTHNLEITPPKPEPESSQSALQLADLASEEEEGLHGQISQYTRKIDNLLTEVSSLKNEVEMQKKERLLERQSKQLSVSQRVIAEQEEELAEVTKELEETEKENTRLRLSMEKMLEENDCNRQIDGVHQDKDALLRMLMEAEVNGAAAAKQASALRESIFNLCAPGSSPFGSESSALACQNELLLQKLETFEVTNRTLRKLLREQHDSQMESLRLSRKDELLKKLADTEAENAHLVVKLQEKDREVNRLAKLLDNEKDNARSTAVFSKSLESTRAHLQGQLRSKDAENSRLTVQIKNLEKAANRQKVEIKHLTEQLVTLKQQAGADREALKRAARAQKQRAERSEDTAGQLSIQLLDMEKQIAEALSAAETWQSQHAREAKDKSKLDIELSLLNSRIAELTGQLHTTKDKGRAEKEALLDRLHEITAESTAAKLENQSLKATASAVEEKLSVSQSELQQVKVSIRQYEGLLDSYKIQLEKTQAEADEYCARLAQAEQKAQAVQGELEKEIDEVRRELLGRLAELEPLPEALQRSQLQLQEAQDRECSQEKHSLELSTALTDLRMKVETQGSQMELLRQKKKVLLEENRQLQQRVESLERKLKEAGSQNSDLLAVIAKREDTVHSNELRLKEKTRECSLLSHRLEEALDDARQQMSETKERVVNKQRSTQSKILDLENQLSRTTAEINQLRRSKEQMEWRYQSQQQDLKDRLEQSDSTNRSLQNYVQFLKGSYASVFGDFSLSSSLQASSPS; encoded by the exons ATG AGGAAAATCATGAGAACACGCTCAAATTCACCTCcaattcatgtgcacatcaatgACGCCGTGCCAGTACACGTGCACCTGGAAAGCCAGAGGGGTCCTGGCAGGTCACCTCAG GGGAAGACTGCAGTCAACAAAGCAGACCTTCGTCCCACGGCTAAAGTCAAAACTCGAGGTCTGGGGATCACGCCAGGAAAGACCTCCATACGTGATGCTACATACAAGTGGGAG GGGCCGACACACAACCTTGAGATCACACCACCGAAACCAGAACCTGAAAGCTCGCAGTCTGCACTTCAGTTAGCTGACCTTGCAtcagaggaggaagaaggcCTACATGGACAAATCAGCCAGTACACGAGGAAGATTGACAACTTATTGACTGAAGTCAGCTCGCTGAAAAATGAG GTAGAAATGCAAAAGAAGGAACGGCTGCTAGAGCGTCAGTCGAAGCAGCTGAGCGTGTCCCAGCGGGTGATCGCTGAGCAGGAAGAGGAGCTGGCTGAGGTGACCAAAGAGTTGGAGGAGACGGAGAAGGAAAACACCAGGTTACGGCTTTCCATGGAGAAGATGCTGGAGGAGAATGACTGTAACAGGCAAAT TGACGGTGTGCATCAGGACAAAGATGCTTTACTCAGGATGCTGATGGAGGCTGAGGTGAATGGAGCAGCAGCTGCAAAGCAAGCCTCCGCCCTGCGAGAGTCCATTTTCAATCTGTGCGCTCCTGGTAGCAGT CCATTTggctccgagtcttcagccttgGCCTGTCAGAacgagctgctgctgcagaaacTGGAGACATTTGAGGTCACAAACCGAACACTGCGGAAGCTTCTCAGAGAGCAGCATGATTCTCAG ATGGAGTCACTCCGACTGTCAAGGAAGGACGAATTACTCAAGAAACTGGCAGACACAGAAGCTGAAAATGCC CATCTTGTTGTTAAACTTCAAGAGAAAGACCGAGAGGTTAATCGACTTGCCAAACTCTTAGATAATGAAAAG GACAATGCCAGGAGCACAGCTGTTTTTTCAAAGAGCCTGGAGTCAACACGAGCTCATTTACAAGGACAGCTTCGGAGCAAAGATGCTGAGAACAGTCGCCTCACTGTGCAGATAAAG AACCTGGAAAAGGCAGCCAATCGGCAGAAGGTGGAGATAAAACATCTGACAGAGCAGCTGGTGACACTAAAGCAGCAGGCAGGCGCAGACCGAGAGGCTCTGAAACGAGCCGCACGGGCCCAAAAGCAGCGAGCTGAGCGCAGCGAGGACACTGCAGGCCAGCTCAGCATCCAGCTGCTGGACATG GAGAAGCAGATAGCAGAGGCACTGTCAGCAGCTGAGACATGGCAGAGTCAACATGCGCGAGAAGCAAAAGACAAGAGTAAACTGGATATTGAATTGTCGCTATTGAACAG CCGTATAGCAGAGCTGACTGGGCAGCTTCATACTACTAAGGATAAAGGCAGAGCAGAGAAAGAAGCGCTGCTGGATCGTCTCCATGAAATCACTGCAGAGAGTACTGCTGCTAAACTGGAGAACCAATCCCTCAAG GCTACCGCGTCTGCAGTGGAGGAGAAGCTGTCCGTGTCTCAGTCAGAGCTTCAACAGGTCAAAGTTTCCATCAGACAGTATGAGGGCCTCCTAGACAGCTATAAGATACAG TTGGAGAAAACCCAGGCTGAGGCAGATGAGTACTGTGCTCGGCTGGCTCAAGCAGAGCAGAAGGCTCAGGCGGTGCAGGGGGAGCTGGAGAAGGAGATCGATGAAGTGCGCAGGGAGCTTCTGGGACGGCTGGCAGAGTTGGAGCCTCTTCCTGAAGCCCTACAACGCTCCCAGCTACAGCTGCAGGAAGCTCAGGATAGGGAGTGCAGCCAGGAGAAACACAGCTtggagctcagcacagcactgaCTGATCTCCGGATGAAG GTGGAGACCCAAGGCAGCCAGATGGAGCTTCttagacagaagaaaaaggtgCTGCTGGAGGAgaacagacagcttcagcagcGAGTAGAAAGTTTGGAAAG AAAGTTAAAGGAGGCCGGCAGTCAGAATAGCGACCTGCTAGCAGTCATTGCCAAACGGGAAGACACCGTCCACAGCAATGAGCTCcgtctaaaagaaaaaacaagagaatGCTCACTATTGAGCCATCGGCTGGAGGAGGCTCTGGATGATGCTCGCCAACAA ATGTCAGAGACCAAAGAACGTGTTGTCAACAAACAACGATCCACCCAGTCCAAAATACTGGACCTAGAAAACCAACTCAGCAGGACCACTGCAGAAATCAACCAATTGAGACGGAGCAAAGAGCAG ATGGAGTGGCGGTACCAGAGCCAGCAGCAGGATTTGAAGGATCGCCTGGAGCAGTCAGACAGCACTAATCGAAGCCTGCAAAACTATGTGCAGTTCCTCAAAGGATCCTATGCTAGTGTGTTTGGAGATTTTTCCCTCAGCAGCTCTCTCCAAGCCTCCTCACCCAGCTGA
- the odf2a gene encoding outer dense fiber protein 2 isoform X4: MRKIMRTRSNSPPIHVHINDAVPVHVHLESQRGPGRSPQGKTAVNKADLRPTAKVKTRGLGITPGKTSIRDATYKWEGPTHNLEITPPKPEPESSQSALQLADLASEEEEGLHGQISQYTRKIDNLLTEVSSLKNEVEMQKKERLLERQSKQLSVSQRVIAEQEEELAEVTKELEETEKENTRLRLSMEKMLEENDCNSDGVHQDKDALLRMLMEAEVNGAAAAKQASALRESIFNLCAPGSSKPFGSESSALACQNELLLQKLETFEVTNRTLRKLLREQHDSQQMESLRLSRKDELLKKLADTEAENAHLVVKLQEKDREVNRLAKLLDNEKDNARSTAVFSKSLESTRAHLQGQLRSKDAENSRLTVQIKNLEKAANRQKVEIKHLTEQLVTLKQQAGADREALKRAARAQKQRAERSEDTAGQLSIQLLDMEKQIAEALSAAETWQSQHAREAKDKSKLDIELSLLNSRIAELTGQLHTTKDKGRAEKEALLDRLHEITAESTAAKLENQSLKATASAVEEKLSVSQSELQQVKVSIRQYEGLLDSYKIQLEKTQAEADEYCARLAQAEQKAQAVQGELEKEIDEVRRELLGRLAELEPLPEALQRSQLQLQEAQDRECSQEKHSLELSTALTDLRMKVETQGSQMELLRQKKKVLLEENRQLQQRVESLERKLKEAGSQNSDLLAVIAKREDTVHSNELRLKEKTRECSLLSHRLEEALDDARQQMSETKERVVNKQRSTQSKILDLENQLSRTTAEINQLRRSKEQMEWRYQSQQQDLKDRLEQSDSTNRSLQNYVQFLKGSYASVFGDFSLSSSLQASSPS, from the exons ATG AGGAAAATCATGAGAACACGCTCAAATTCACCTCcaattcatgtgcacatcaatgACGCCGTGCCAGTACACGTGCACCTGGAAAGCCAGAGGGGTCCTGGCAGGTCACCTCAG GGGAAGACTGCAGTCAACAAAGCAGACCTTCGTCCCACGGCTAAAGTCAAAACTCGAGGTCTGGGGATCACGCCAGGAAAGACCTCCATACGTGATGCTACATACAAGTGGGAG GGGCCGACACACAACCTTGAGATCACACCACCGAAACCAGAACCTGAAAGCTCGCAGTCTGCACTTCAGTTAGCTGACCTTGCAtcagaggaggaagaaggcCTACATGGACAAATCAGCCAGTACACGAGGAAGATTGACAACTTATTGACTGAAGTCAGCTCGCTGAAAAATGAG GTAGAAATGCAAAAGAAGGAACGGCTGCTAGAGCGTCAGTCGAAGCAGCTGAGCGTGTCCCAGCGGGTGATCGCTGAGCAGGAAGAGGAGCTGGCTGAGGTGACCAAAGAGTTGGAGGAGACGGAGAAGGAAAACACCAGGTTACGGCTTTCCATGGAGAAGATGCTGGAGGAGAATGACTGTAACAG TGACGGTGTGCATCAGGACAAAGATGCTTTACTCAGGATGCTGATGGAGGCTGAGGTGAATGGAGCAGCAGCTGCAAAGCAAGCCTCCGCCCTGCGAGAGTCCATTTTCAATCTGTGCGCTCCTGGTAGCAGT AAGCCATTTggctccgagtcttcagccttgGCCTGTCAGAacgagctgctgctgcagaaacTGGAGACATTTGAGGTCACAAACCGAACACTGCGGAAGCTTCTCAGAGAGCAGCATGATTCTCAG CAGATGGAGTCACTCCGACTGTCAAGGAAGGACGAATTACTCAAGAAACTGGCAGACACAGAAGCTGAAAATGCC CATCTTGTTGTTAAACTTCAAGAGAAAGACCGAGAGGTTAATCGACTTGCCAAACTCTTAGATAATGAAAAG GACAATGCCAGGAGCACAGCTGTTTTTTCAAAGAGCCTGGAGTCAACACGAGCTCATTTACAAGGACAGCTTCGGAGCAAAGATGCTGAGAACAGTCGCCTCACTGTGCAGATAAAG AACCTGGAAAAGGCAGCCAATCGGCAGAAGGTGGAGATAAAACATCTGACAGAGCAGCTGGTGACACTAAAGCAGCAGGCAGGCGCAGACCGAGAGGCTCTGAAACGAGCCGCACGGGCCCAAAAGCAGCGAGCTGAGCGCAGCGAGGACACTGCAGGCCAGCTCAGCATCCAGCTGCTGGACATG GAGAAGCAGATAGCAGAGGCACTGTCAGCAGCTGAGACATGGCAGAGTCAACATGCGCGAGAAGCAAAAGACAAGAGTAAACTGGATATTGAATTGTCGCTATTGAACAG CCGTATAGCAGAGCTGACTGGGCAGCTTCATACTACTAAGGATAAAGGCAGAGCAGAGAAAGAAGCGCTGCTGGATCGTCTCCATGAAATCACTGCAGAGAGTACTGCTGCTAAACTGGAGAACCAATCCCTCAAG GCTACCGCGTCTGCAGTGGAGGAGAAGCTGTCCGTGTCTCAGTCAGAGCTTCAACAGGTCAAAGTTTCCATCAGACAGTATGAGGGCCTCCTAGACAGCTATAAGATACAG TTGGAGAAAACCCAGGCTGAGGCAGATGAGTACTGTGCTCGGCTGGCTCAAGCAGAGCAGAAGGCTCAGGCGGTGCAGGGGGAGCTGGAGAAGGAGATCGATGAAGTGCGCAGGGAGCTTCTGGGACGGCTGGCAGAGTTGGAGCCTCTTCCTGAAGCCCTACAACGCTCCCAGCTACAGCTGCAGGAAGCTCAGGATAGGGAGTGCAGCCAGGAGAAACACAGCTtggagctcagcacagcactgaCTGATCTCCGGATGAAG GTGGAGACCCAAGGCAGCCAGATGGAGCTTCttagacagaagaaaaaggtgCTGCTGGAGGAgaacagacagcttcagcagcGAGTAGAAAGTTTGGAAAG AAAGTTAAAGGAGGCCGGCAGTCAGAATAGCGACCTGCTAGCAGTCATTGCCAAACGGGAAGACACCGTCCACAGCAATGAGCTCcgtctaaaagaaaaaacaagagaatGCTCACTATTGAGCCATCGGCTGGAGGAGGCTCTGGATGATGCTCGCCAACAA ATGTCAGAGACCAAAGAACGTGTTGTCAACAAACAACGATCCACCCAGTCCAAAATACTGGACCTAGAAAACCAACTCAGCAGGACCACTGCAGAAATCAACCAATTGAGACGGAGCAAAGAGCAG ATGGAGTGGCGGTACCAGAGCCAGCAGCAGGATTTGAAGGATCGCCTGGAGCAGTCAGACAGCACTAATCGAAGCCTGCAAAACTATGTGCAGTTCCTCAAAGGATCCTATGCTAGTGTGTTTGGAGATTTTTCCCTCAGCAGCTCTCTCCAAGCCTCCTCACCCAGCTGA
- the odf2a gene encoding outer dense fiber protein 2 isoform X6, whose protein sequence is MRTRSNSPPIHVHINDAVPVHVHLESQRGPGRSPQGKTAVNKADLRPTAKVKTRGLGITPGKTSIRDATYKWEGPTHNLEITPPKPEPESSQSALQLADLASEEEEGLHGQISQYTRKIDNLLTEVSSLKNEVEMQKKERLLERQSKQLSVSQRVIAEQEEELAEVTKELEETEKENTRLRLSMEKMLEENDCNRQIDGVHQDKDALLRMLMEAEVNGAAAAKQASALRESIFNLCAPGSSKPFGSESSALACQNELLLQKLETFEVTNRTLRKLLREQHDSQQMESLRLSRKDELLKKLADTEAENAHLVVKLQEKDREVNRLAKLLDNEKDNARSTAVFSKSLESTRAHLQGQLRSKDAENSRLTVQIKNLEKAANRQKVEIKHLTEQLVTLKQQAGADREALKRAARAQKQRAERSEDTAGQLSIQLLDMEKQIAEALSAAETWQSQHAREAKDKSKLDIELSLLNSRIAELTGQLHTTKDKGRAEKEALLDRLHEITAESTAAKLENQSLKATASAVEEKLSVSQSELQQVKVSIRQYEGLLDSYKIQLEKTQAEADEYCARLAQAEQKAQAVQGELEKEIDEVRRELLGRLAELEPLPEALQRSQLQLQEAQDRECSQEKHSLELSTALTDLRMKVETQGSQMELLRQKKKVLLEENRQLQQRVESLERKLKEAGSQNSDLLAVIAKREDTVHSNELRLKEKTRECSLLSHRLEEALDDARQQMSETKERVVNKQRSTQSKILDLENQLSRTTAEINQLRRSKEQMEWRYQSQQQDLKDRLEQSDSTNRSLQNYVQFLKGSYASVFGDFSLSSSLQASSPS, encoded by the exons ATGAGAACACGCTCAAATTCACCTCcaattcatgtgcacatcaatgACGCCGTGCCAGTACACGTGCACCTGGAAAGCCAGAGGGGTCCTGGCAGGTCACCTCAG GGGAAGACTGCAGTCAACAAAGCAGACCTTCGTCCCACGGCTAAAGTCAAAACTCGAGGTCTGGGGATCACGCCAGGAAAGACCTCCATACGTGATGCTACATACAAGTGGGAG GGGCCGACACACAACCTTGAGATCACACCACCGAAACCAGAACCTGAAAGCTCGCAGTCTGCACTTCAGTTAGCTGACCTTGCAtcagaggaggaagaaggcCTACATGGACAAATCAGCCAGTACACGAGGAAGATTGACAACTTATTGACTGAAGTCAGCTCGCTGAAAAATGAG GTAGAAATGCAAAAGAAGGAACGGCTGCTAGAGCGTCAGTCGAAGCAGCTGAGCGTGTCCCAGCGGGTGATCGCTGAGCAGGAAGAGGAGCTGGCTGAGGTGACCAAAGAGTTGGAGGAGACGGAGAAGGAAAACACCAGGTTACGGCTTTCCATGGAGAAGATGCTGGAGGAGAATGACTGTAACAGGCAAAT TGACGGTGTGCATCAGGACAAAGATGCTTTACTCAGGATGCTGATGGAGGCTGAGGTGAATGGAGCAGCAGCTGCAAAGCAAGCCTCCGCCCTGCGAGAGTCCATTTTCAATCTGTGCGCTCCTGGTAGCAGT AAGCCATTTggctccgagtcttcagccttgGCCTGTCAGAacgagctgctgctgcagaaacTGGAGACATTTGAGGTCACAAACCGAACACTGCGGAAGCTTCTCAGAGAGCAGCATGATTCTCAG CAGATGGAGTCACTCCGACTGTCAAGGAAGGACGAATTACTCAAGAAACTGGCAGACACAGAAGCTGAAAATGCC CATCTTGTTGTTAAACTTCAAGAGAAAGACCGAGAGGTTAATCGACTTGCCAAACTCTTAGATAATGAAAAG GACAATGCCAGGAGCACAGCTGTTTTTTCAAAGAGCCTGGAGTCAACACGAGCTCATTTACAAGGACAGCTTCGGAGCAAAGATGCTGAGAACAGTCGCCTCACTGTGCAGATAAAG AACCTGGAAAAGGCAGCCAATCGGCAGAAGGTGGAGATAAAACATCTGACAGAGCAGCTGGTGACACTAAAGCAGCAGGCAGGCGCAGACCGAGAGGCTCTGAAACGAGCCGCACGGGCCCAAAAGCAGCGAGCTGAGCGCAGCGAGGACACTGCAGGCCAGCTCAGCATCCAGCTGCTGGACATG GAGAAGCAGATAGCAGAGGCACTGTCAGCAGCTGAGACATGGCAGAGTCAACATGCGCGAGAAGCAAAAGACAAGAGTAAACTGGATATTGAATTGTCGCTATTGAACAG CCGTATAGCAGAGCTGACTGGGCAGCTTCATACTACTAAGGATAAAGGCAGAGCAGAGAAAGAAGCGCTGCTGGATCGTCTCCATGAAATCACTGCAGAGAGTACTGCTGCTAAACTGGAGAACCAATCCCTCAAG GCTACCGCGTCTGCAGTGGAGGAGAAGCTGTCCGTGTCTCAGTCAGAGCTTCAACAGGTCAAAGTTTCCATCAGACAGTATGAGGGCCTCCTAGACAGCTATAAGATACAG TTGGAGAAAACCCAGGCTGAGGCAGATGAGTACTGTGCTCGGCTGGCTCAAGCAGAGCAGAAGGCTCAGGCGGTGCAGGGGGAGCTGGAGAAGGAGATCGATGAAGTGCGCAGGGAGCTTCTGGGACGGCTGGCAGAGTTGGAGCCTCTTCCTGAAGCCCTACAACGCTCCCAGCTACAGCTGCAGGAAGCTCAGGATAGGGAGTGCAGCCAGGAGAAACACAGCTtggagctcagcacagcactgaCTGATCTCCGGATGAAG GTGGAGACCCAAGGCAGCCAGATGGAGCTTCttagacagaagaaaaaggtgCTGCTGGAGGAgaacagacagcttcagcagcGAGTAGAAAGTTTGGAAAG AAAGTTAAAGGAGGCCGGCAGTCAGAATAGCGACCTGCTAGCAGTCATTGCCAAACGGGAAGACACCGTCCACAGCAATGAGCTCcgtctaaaagaaaaaacaagagaatGCTCACTATTGAGCCATCGGCTGGAGGAGGCTCTGGATGATGCTCGCCAACAA ATGTCAGAGACCAAAGAACGTGTTGTCAACAAACAACGATCCACCCAGTCCAAAATACTGGACCTAGAAAACCAACTCAGCAGGACCACTGCAGAAATCAACCAATTGAGACGGAGCAAAGAGCAG ATGGAGTGGCGGTACCAGAGCCAGCAGCAGGATTTGAAGGATCGCCTGGAGCAGTCAGACAGCACTAATCGAAGCCTGCAAAACTATGTGCAGTTCCTCAAAGGATCCTATGCTAGTGTGTTTGGAGATTTTTCCCTCAGCAGCTCTCTCCAAGCCTCCTCACCCAGCTGA